The DNA window ATAACAAGACGATACAATCAGGTTACATAACTTTTAGATTTATTCTTGAATGATTGAGAATATGAAGAATTTAATAAGTTTTAGTTTTCTTTTATTTCTTTTAAATTTATATTTGTCGGCACAGGAGTCCCAACCACCTCAGCAGGAAGTTGAAATTAAGGCTAAGTATAAAGGAAAAATCGAAGAAAGAAAACCGATATGGAAGCTTAACTTTGATCTTTTAGATGCTGCTTACGAGCAATTTAAAAGTAAGGGTTATATTTTTGATCAAAGATTTGGAAAAGGGAAAATAAAACCACCCTTACCTTCACTATCATCTGAAGAGCTTAGGAAACCCTGGCTTAGAAGTATTGTATTGGGTGAAGTTGGCATATTTTATCCCTTTTATGGTCGAGATTTAAAGAAATGGAAGCTAACAATATTAGATGGAAAAGGCAAAATTTTTAGAGTTTTTTCTGGGGAAGATGAACCGCCCTCAAAGATAGTATGGGATGGAAGGAATGAAAAGGGCGAAGTTCTTGATGTGAGTCTGCCATATTTTTATACAGCAGAAGCAGAGGATGAAGCCGGGAATATTTCAAGGACACCAGAAAAGCCGATAAAGCTATCAGGTATACTTTGGCAAGATGGTGTTAACTTCATAATATCTGTTGATGGAAACGAAATTTTTGAAGAAAAATCAGATAAAATAAAAAAGGCTGAGCTACTTGAAGAGTCGCTAAGTATAATAAAAGAGAAGGCAAAAGTTAAGGTGGAAGTAATTGTTTACGGTCAAAATCCAGAACTTACGAAGAAAAGATATGAGAATCTTGTAAAATACCTAAGAGAAAATTTAAAGATACCGAAAGGAAAAGTAATATACGTGGAGGGCTTTTTTAAGAGAACTGGTTACGAAACCTCAAGAGTAGATTTCAAAATCTTGTAAAATTAAGGGCTTCTGCTGCTAAACCCTTTTTAAAATAATAAAGCCTCCTACAAGAAGAATAATAAATAAGATAGTTAAAAGGTTGAAGTATTTATCTATGAAATTTTTAATTTTTTCTCCGAAAATTTTAATGAGCAACGCTATAATGAAGAATCTGGAGCTCCTTGAAATTAAAGAGGCTATAAGAAATATAAATATGTTAATTTTGAAGACACCGGCAGAAATTGTAAAAACCTTGTACGGAATAGGTGTAAAACCTGCTGTAAAAATCGCAAAAAAAGAATTTCTATGGTAAAGATCCGAGACCCTCTCAAAAGCACTAACAGAAAAAACATAATTAAAGAAGAATTCTTTTGTCAATTCCCAAAAGTAAAAACCAATTATATAACCGATTAATCCCCCAAGAACTGAACATATAGAACATAGAAAGGCAAAATATAGGGCTTTCTCCCTATTACCAAGGCTTAAAGCCATAAGTAGGGGATCAGGTGGAACTGGAAAAAAGATGGATTCAATAGATGAAAAAAAGCAAAGCGCAAAGGCTCCCTCCTTTTTGTATGCCCAACTTAAAACCCAATCATATAACCTCTTTGATAATCTAAACATTAGAAAGTATTATAACTTATATAATGAATTTTTTAAAATAAAGACAAAATTTTAATGGATCAATACATAAAGGTTTACGGTGCCAGGGAACATAACTTAAAAAATATTAACGTATTAATACCTAAAAATAAGCTTGTAGTAATAACAGGCATTTCAGGATCAGGAAAATCATCTCTTGCCTTTGATACCTTATACGCCGAGGGACAGAGAAGATACTTAGAATCACTTTCATCTTACGCAAGACAATTCATAGGAAAAATAGAAAAACCAGATGTAGAACTTATAGAGGGGCTTTCTCCAGCAATAGCAATCGAACAGAGAAAAATTCAAAAAAATCCACGATCAACTGTAGCAACAGTTACAGAAATTTATGATTATTTGAGACTTCTCTTTGCAAGAATAGGTACACCTTTTTGCCCTAATTGTGAAATTAAACTTACAAAAAGCACGGTTGACGAAATTGTAGATATATTACTTAAAAGGGAAAATGAAAGAGCAATGATTCTGGCTCCCTTAGTTAAGGGAAGAAAAGGAGAATATAAGAGTTTGTTTGAAAGAATAAAAAAACAAGGTTGGTCAAGATTAAGGATTAATGGATTAGTCTATGAAATTGACGATTTACCAAATTTAGATAAAAATAAAAAACACAACATAGATCTTGTTGTTGACAGAGTTGTAATTAAAAAAGAGTCCAGATCTCGAATAGCTGAATCTGTAGAAACTGCTTTAAAGTATGGAGAAGGAAATGTTATAGTTTTATATTTAAAAGATGAAAGAGAAGAGATATTTTCAGAATCTTTGAAGTGCCCTAAATGCGATTTTTCACTCCCTGAGCTTGAGCCACGTCTTTTTTCTTTCAACTCTCCTTATGGTGCTTGCAAAGTATGTCATGGTCTAGGTTTTAAAAATGAAATTGATCCTGAGCTTTTAATAAACCCACACCTTTCTGTTCTTGAAGGAGCAATAAAACCAATTGGAAAATTATATGGTTCCCTTTATTACAAGATTTCAAGATTGGCAAGAAAATTTAATGTATCCCCTGATAAACCATGGAAGGACCTACCAGCAGAATTTAAAGAGATTGTCCTTTTTGGTGATAAAAATGATGAATATTACGATGATTTTTATTTTGAAGGAATCATACCTTTTTTGTTAAAAAAGTATGAAGAAACCGAATCTGGCTATGTTGTTCAAGAAATCGAAAAATATGTTGTAAGGAAAAACTGTCCTGAATGCAAAGGTGCAAGACTAAACAGGAGTGCCCTTTCTGTAAAAATAAAAGATAAAAATATTTACGATTTAACTAAATTAGATGTCTCCTCTGCAAAGAAATTTTTTGAGAATTTAGAGCTAGGAGAAAGAGAAAAAGCTATTGCTGAAAGAATAATAAAAGAAATATACGACAGGCTTAATTTTCTTGATAATGTAGGTCTTTATTATTTAACACTCGATAGGACAATGGAAACTCTGTCAAGTGGTGAAGAACAGAGGGTAAGACTTGCGACACAAATTGGAAGCGGTTTAACTGGTGTTCTTTATGTTTTAGATGAACCCTCAATTGGACTTCATGCTAGAGACAACGAAAAGCTCATTAAAACCCTACTTAAACTAAGAGATTTGGGTAACACAGTAATTGTAGTAGAGCACGATGAGTCTACCATAAGAAGTGCCGACTACATAATAGATCTTGGACCAGGAGCAGGCCAAGAGGGCGGCTATGTGGTGGCTCAAGGTACAATTCAAGATGTTATGAACTCTCCTGAATCAATTACCGGTAAATATCTAAAGGGAGAGCTAAAAATAGAAATTCCGGAGAAAAGAAGGAAACCAAAGGATAAATGGCTTATCCTCAAAAATGCAAGGGGAAATAACTTAAAAAACGTTACTCTTAAGATTCCCCTTGGACTTTTTGTTTGCGTTACCGGAGTATCCGGTTCTGGAAAAAGTACCTTAATTATAGAAACTTTATATAAGGCCTTAAAGAGAATTCTCTATAACTCCTCTGAACTTCCCGCACCTTACGATGAGATTATAGGAATAGAAAATATAGATAAAGTTATTAACATTGACCAATCACCTATAGGAAGGACTCCCAGGTCAAATCCAGCTACCTATACTGGGGTATTTTCACCAATTAGGGATCTTTTTGCCTCACTTCCTGAAAGTAAAATGAGAGGATATAAACCAGGGAGGTTTTCCTTTAATGTTAAAGGTGGTAGATGCGAAGCCTGTGAAGGACAGGGCTATAACGTAATTGACATGCTCTTTTTACCAAGTGTTCATATTCCCTGTGAAGTTTGTAAGGGAAAAAGGTATAATAGAGAAACTTTGGAAATAAGATATAAGGGTAAAAATATTGCTGATGTTTTAGATATGTCTGTAAAGGAGGCTTATGAGTTTTTTGAGGATATTCCAGTAATTAAAAGGAAGTTGGAACTTTTAATGAATGTGGGACTTTCCTATATAAAACTTGGACAACCGGCAACAACGCTTTCTGGTGGTGAAGCGCAGCGTATAAAACTTTCAAAAGAACTTTCTAAGGTAGCTACAGGTAAGACTCTTTATATTCTTGATGAACCGACAACAGGACTTCATTTAGATGATATAAAAAAACTTTTAAATGTTCTGCAGCTTCTTGTTGATAAGGGAAATACAGTCATAGTTATTGAACATCAACTTGATGTTATAAAATCTGCTGATTGGGTTATAGATTTAGGACCTGAGGGAGGAGATAAAGGAGGTTATATTGTTGAAGAGGGGCCTCCAGAGAAAATTGCAAATTGCTCAAGATCATATACAGGTAAATTTTTAAGAAGGGTTTTAAGGCTTGGAGAAAAAATAAAAGTATGAAAACTATTTATGATTTCATAAAAAAAGGAGAACTTATAAAAACTATAAAAATGGCCTTAAAAGAGGATATTGGAAAAAAAGATTTAACTAGTGAGTTAATTTTTAAGGATCACGAGAAGGCAAGATTTTCATTGATTTCAAAAAATGAAGGAATTCTTTGTGGTACAGAAGTTTTTAATTTAGTTTTTAAAGTTTTAGATAAAAATACTTCTATAAAATGGTTTAAAAATGAGGGAGATATTATTTATAGAAATGAAAAAGTTGCTGTGTTAGAGGGAAAAATTAGGAAAATTTTAATGGGTGAGAGAGTGGCCCTGAATTTTCTTTCGCATCTTTCAGGTATTTCTACCCAAGTTTATAAGCTAAAAAGTAAGGCAGGAAATTTAATAATAAAAGACACAAGGAAAACAATACCCTTGATAAGAAAATTACAAAAATATGCTCATTTTGTAGGTGGTGGAGTAAACCATAGGATGACTCTTTCAGATGGTATTATGATAAAAGATAACCACAAAAAATTAAGAGGTTTAGAGGAAATATTAAACATAATAAAAAAGAAAAAGTTAGAAGAAAAGGTTATTTTAGAAGTGGAAAATTTGGAGGAATTTAAATTGGCGCTTAAGTACAACATAAAGTACGTAATGTTAGATAATATGAGTATTGAAGACATAAAAAAAGCAGTAGAGATGGGAAAAGATAAAGTTTTTACTGAGGCAAGTGGCAACATAAATTTTGAAAATATTGAAAAGTATAAAGATACGGGAATAAACGCAGTTTCATGTGGCTTTTTAACTCATTCTGTTAAAAGTTTTGATTTTTCCCTTGAAGCCGAGGAGGTTGTGTTATGAGTGAAAAAGAAAAAATAATAGAGAAAATTTTATATTTAAAGGAAAAAAAGGATGTTTTAATTTTAGCTCATAACTATCAGATTCCAGAGATTCAAGATTTAGCTGATTTTGTTGGTGACTCTCTTGCCTTATCTCAGAAAGCGAAAGAAGCAAACAGGTCAATAATAGTTTTTTGTGGAGTTCTATTTATGGCTGAGACAGCAAAAATTTTAAATCCTGAAAAAAAGGTTCTTATTCCTGACCTTGATGCAGGCTGTTCCCTGGTTAACAGCATAACATTACAAGATTTACTAAAATGGAAAGAAAAACACCCAAAAGCCATAGTTGTAGGCTATATAAATACTTCAGCTGAAATTAAAGCTGAATGTGACTATATCTGTACTTCAAGTAATGCTGTGAAGGTAGTTGAATCAATACCGGAAGATAAAGAAATTCTTTTTTTACCTGACATGTTTTTAGGTCTATATGTTAAAGCAAAAACAGACAGGAAAAATATGTACATATGGCCAGGTGAGTGTCATGTACATGCCTCAATAAGAGTCGAGGATATAAAAAGGGCAAATCTTGAACATAAGGATGCTGAACTACTTATTCATCCAGAATGTGGTTGCTCCTCCTCTTGTATGTACCTTGTACAAGATGGAATATTAAAAGGAGAGATACTTTCTACAAGCGGTATGATTTCCTATGCTAAAAAATCTAACTCTCAAGAGTTCATTGTTGCTACAGAAACAGGAATTTTACATCCACTAAGGAAAACTGTTCCTAACAAAAAATTTTATCCTGTTAACGAAAATGCTGTATGTGAATATATGAAAAAAATAACACTTGATAAGTTACTAAAAAGTATAGAAGAAGAAATTTATGAAATAAACTTGGATGAAGAAATTATAAAAAAAGCAAGAGTAGCCCTCGATCGTATGCTTTCAATTAGTTAGGGTTAAAGTTCTACAGAACTATTTCCTCTCTTCGGTCGGAGTGGCACTGAATATTAACTGATACAGGTAAAGAGGTTATGTGGCAAGGATAAACTTCAATATGAACATCAAGGGCCGTTATTCTACCGCCTAATCCCATAGGTCCTATTCCTAATTTGTTGATCTCTTCAAGGAGTTCCTCTTCAAATTCTGCGTAAAAGGGATCAGGGTGTCTTTGTCCTAATGGTCTTACAGTTGCCTTTTTTGCTAAAAAGGCAGAATATTCAAAGGTTCCACCTATACCAACACCAACTACAATAGGTGGACATGGGTTTGCTCCAGCTTTCTTTACAGTTTCTATTACAAACTTTTTTATCCCCTCTTTTCCCTCTCCAGGAAGAAGCATTTTGAACGCACTCATGTTTTCACTTCCACCTCCCTTTGGCTCAAATATTATCCTTAATTTATCCCCTTTTACTATATCAAAGTAAATTACAGGTGGAGTATTATCTCCGGTGTTTTTCCTCCTGATAGGGTCAGCAACTACAGATTTTCTAAGGTAACCCTCGGTGTAACCTCTCCTTACTCCCTCGATCAGAGCCTCTTTTAGTGAACCACCCTCAATTTTTACATCTTCTCCCACTTCAACAAATAGCACCGCAAATCCAGTATCTTGGCAAAGTGGAATTGATTCTCTTTTCGCTATTTCGATGTTTTCTAAAAGTTGTGACAGAATAGCTTTACCAAAGTCAGATTCTTCTTTTTCATAAGCCTTTTTGAGGGCCTCTACTACATCAGGTTTTAATTCATGTGCAGCCTTTATACACATTTTTTTTACTTCCTCAACAATCGTTTCATATTTTATCACTTTCATCTATGACCTCCTTTATAATTTTATAATTATAGTCAGAGCTTTCAATTCTTATTAAATACTCGTTATTAATTTGATTTCTTATCTGGATTCGTGTGATTCTTTCGCACATAAAGTTATCCTTTTTTATTTCTATTAAGCAGCCGTCAAGTCCTATTTTTGAGTTAGAGGGGGTAAATGGGTAGGGTATACCTGTTATGAATCTTTTTATAATAGGTTCTTTTTCTCCTCCAATTACTGAGTCAAAGCCTCCTGTCATTCCCACATCGGTTATGTATCCAGTGCCATTTGGGAGGATTATGTTGTCAGAAGTTTGAATATGGGTGTGTGTTCCGATAACTGCAGAAACTCTTCCATCTGCATATAAGGCAAAGGCAACTTTCTCTGATGTAGCCTCAGCATGGAAATCAACAATTATTGGGAGTTTTATTTTTTTCAAAATTTCATCAAGTTTTCTAAAGGGGCAATCTACTTGGTTCATAAAAACTCTTCCCATTAAATTTAATACATAAAGTTCTATTCCTTGTATATTAAATTTTGCATATCCCCTTCCGGGTGCTGACTCCGGATAATTTAAAGGTCTTAACAGGTTTTCCTTTGTGTCTATCCATTTTAAAATCTCTTTTTTATTCCAAATATGGTTTCCACTTGTAAGACAATTCACTCCACAGTCTATAATTTCATTAAAAATTTTTTCAGTTAATCCACTTCCATGAGCCGCATTCTCGATGTTTGCAATAATAAAATTGATTTTAAAGTACCTCTTTAAGAGAGGTATAAATTTTTTTAAAGCAACTCTTCCCGGTTTGCCGACTACATCACCTATAAAAAGTATATTAAGGGTGTCCACTAAGATATACTTTTTTTGCTAAAACAAGATCATTATATAAATTTTCTTCCTCCTCAGGATTTTTTAATACTCTTGATGGGTGTATCGTTATAACTACTTTACTATTTCCATATTCATAGACTATACCTCTTTCTCTTTTCACAGAAATTTTCTTTCCAGTTAAAACATAGGAAGCATATCTTCCCAAAGCTACAATTACTCTTGGTTTAAGGATTTCAATCTGTTTTTCCAAGTAGGGAAAACAAGATTTCAATTCGTTTTCTTCAGGATCTCTATTCATTGGTGGTCTACACTTTATAGTATTTGTAATATACACCCCCTCTCTTCTTATACCTGCTCTTCGCATAATCTCATCAAGTTTTTTTCCTGCTCTCCCAACAAAGGGAAGCCCTCTTTTATCTTCTTCCTGTCCTGGTGCCTCTCCGACAATCAAAAAACCTGTTAAAGGATTACCACTACCAAAAACGACATTAGTTCTTGTTTTACTAAGGGGACACTTTTTACATTTAGAAACAAATCTTTCTAATCTCTCCAGTGCTTCAGTGACCTTTAACCCTGTTCTCTCTAAGATTAAGATTTTTTCTCCTGTTAATTCTTTTAGATAAAAAATAACATCATAGGCACTTAAACTCATTGAGATAAAAGTTCTGAAATTTTCTTTATAATTCTATATGCTGCTTTGATCTTAGGCAGCTCCCCCTCATCTATAACTTCTTTATTTTTATTTATAATTTTGAAATCTATGTAGTCCGAAGAAATAGTTTTTATGCTGTTTAATATTATTAAATCAAGATTTTTTTCTTTTAGTTTTTTATAGGCAGTTTCAATATCAGGTTTTTCTTCAAGAGCAAATCCAATAAATTTTGTTTTCTTTTTAAGGTCTGTTAGACTTTTTAAAACATCTGGATTTTCCTCGAGTTCCAGCTTTAAAGATCTTCCATCTTTTTTAATTTTTCCCTCAACTTTTTCCTTAGGTCTAAAGTCGGATAAGGCAGCACACATAATTAAAGCATCATACTCCTCTTTAGTTAACTCCTCCTTTAACTTTTCTAAAAAATCTGAAGTAGAGTTTAATCTAATTACATCCTTAGGAACTTCAAAGTC is part of the Candidatus Hydrothermales bacterium genome and encodes:
- a CDS encoding YqaA family protein — its product is MFRLSKRLYDWVLSWAYKKEGAFALCFFSSIESIFFPVPPDPLLMALSLGNREKALYFAFLCSICSVLGGLIGYIIGFYFWELTKEFFFNYVFSVSAFERVSDLYHRNSFFAIFTAGFTPIPYKVFTISAGVFKINIFIFLIASLISRSSRFFIIALLIKIFGEKIKNFIDKYFNLLTILFIILLVGGFIILKRV
- the uvrA gene encoding excinuclease ABC subunit UvrA, with protein sequence MDQYIKVYGAREHNLKNINVLIPKNKLVVITGISGSGKSSLAFDTLYAEGQRRYLESLSSYARQFIGKIEKPDVELIEGLSPAIAIEQRKIQKNPRSTVATVTEIYDYLRLLFARIGTPFCPNCEIKLTKSTVDEIVDILLKRENERAMILAPLVKGRKGEYKSLFERIKKQGWSRLRINGLVYEIDDLPNLDKNKKHNIDLVVDRVVIKKESRSRIAESVETALKYGEGNVIVLYLKDEREEIFSESLKCPKCDFSLPELEPRLFSFNSPYGACKVCHGLGFKNEIDPELLINPHLSVLEGAIKPIGKLYGSLYYKISRLARKFNVSPDKPWKDLPAEFKEIVLFGDKNDEYYDDFYFEGIIPFLLKKYEETESGYVVQEIEKYVVRKNCPECKGARLNRSALSVKIKDKNIYDLTKLDVSSAKKFFENLELGEREKAIAERIIKEIYDRLNFLDNVGLYYLTLDRTMETLSSGEEQRVRLATQIGSGLTGVLYVLDEPSIGLHARDNEKLIKTLLKLRDLGNTVIVVEHDESTIRSADYIIDLGPGAGQEGGYVVAQGTIQDVMNSPESITGKYLKGELKIEIPEKRRKPKDKWLILKNARGNNLKNVTLKIPLGLFVCVTGVSGSGKSTLIIETLYKALKRILYNSSELPAPYDEIIGIENIDKVINIDQSPIGRTPRSNPATYTGVFSPIRDLFASLPESKMRGYKPGRFSFNVKGGRCEACEGQGYNVIDMLFLPSVHIPCEVCKGKRYNRETLEIRYKGKNIADVLDMSVKEAYEFFEDIPVIKRKLELLMNVGLSYIKLGQPATTLSGGEAQRIKLSKELSKVATGKTLYILDEPTTGLHLDDIKKLLNVLQLLVDKGNTVIVIEHQLDVIKSADWVIDLGPEGGDKGGYIVEEGPPEKIANCSRSYTGKFLRRVLRLGEKIKV
- the nadC gene encoding carboxylating nicotinate-nucleotide diphosphorylase, with protein sequence MKTIYDFIKKGELIKTIKMALKEDIGKKDLTSELIFKDHEKARFSLISKNEGILCGTEVFNLVFKVLDKNTSIKWFKNEGDIIYRNEKVAVLEGKIRKILMGERVALNFLSHLSGISTQVYKLKSKAGNLIIKDTRKTIPLIRKLQKYAHFVGGGVNHRMTLSDGIMIKDNHKKLRGLEEILNIIKKKKLEEKVILEVENLEEFKLALKYNIKYVMLDNMSIEDIKKAVEMGKDKVFTEASGNINFENIEKYKDTGINAVSCGFLTHSVKSFDFSLEAEEVVL
- the nadA gene encoding quinolinate synthase NadA, with amino-acid sequence MSEKEKIIEKILYLKEKKDVLILAHNYQIPEIQDLADFVGDSLALSQKAKEANRSIIVFCGVLFMAETAKILNPEKKVLIPDLDAGCSLVNSITLQDLLKWKEKHPKAIVVGYINTSAEIKAECDYICTSSNAVKVVESIPEDKEILFLPDMFLGLYVKAKTDRKNMYIWPGECHVHASIRVEDIKRANLEHKDAELLIHPECGCSSSCMYLVQDGILKGEILSTSGMISYAKKSNSQEFIVATETGILHPLRKTVPNKKFYPVNENAVCEYMKKITLDKLLKSIEEEIYEINLDEEIIKKARVALDRMLSIS
- a CDS encoding fumarate hydratase — its product is MKVIKYETIVEEVKKMCIKAAHELKPDVVEALKKAYEKEESDFGKAILSQLLENIEIAKRESIPLCQDTGFAVLFVEVGEDVKIEGGSLKEALIEGVRRGYTEGYLRKSVVADPIRRKNTGDNTPPVIYFDIVKGDKLRIIFEPKGGGSENMSAFKMLLPGEGKEGIKKFVIETVKKAGANPCPPIVVGVGIGGTFEYSAFLAKKATVRPLGQRHPDPFYAEFEEELLEEINKLGIGPMGLGGRITALDVHIEVYPCHITSLPVSVNIQCHSDRREEIVL
- a CDS encoding TIGR00282 family metallophosphoesterase codes for the protein MDTLNILFIGDVVGKPGRVALKKFIPLLKRYFKINFIIANIENAAHGSGLTEKIFNEIIDCGVNCLTSGNHIWNKKEILKWIDTKENLLRPLNYPESAPGRGYAKFNIQGIELYVLNLMGRVFMNQVDCPFRKLDEILKKIKLPIIVDFHAEATSEKVAFALYADGRVSAVIGTHTHIQTSDNIILPNGTGYITDVGMTGGFDSVIGGEKEPIIKRFITGIPYPFTPSNSKIGLDGCLIEIKKDNFMCERITRIQIRNQINNEYLIRIESSDYNYKIIKEVIDESDKI
- a CDS encoding uracil-DNA glycosylase, producing the protein MSLSAYDVIFYLKELTGEKILILERTGLKVTEALERLERFVSKCKKCPLSKTRTNVVFGSGNPLTGFLIVGEAPGQEEDKRGLPFVGRAGKKLDEIMRRAGIRREGVYITNTIKCRPPMNRDPEENELKSCFPYLEKQIEILKPRVIVALGRYASYVLTGKKISVKRERGIVYEYGNSKVVITIHPSRVLKNPEEEENLYNDLVLAKKVYLSGHP